A genomic window from Bradyrhizobium lupini includes:
- a CDS encoding DUF6481 family protein, with translation MSGFREPGFSDRQKAAQEARKNLLNKFKSQPGPDDPAVVAKRAEREALAAKRAEAKAARDTEKAEQKRLQEEAAALEAARIAREAEEAVAKAAEAEAEQKAKRDARYAARKAKRK, from the coding sequence ATGAGTGGATTTAGGGAACCAGGCTTCTCCGACCGGCAAAAGGCGGCACAGGAAGCACGCAAGAACCTTTTGAACAAATTCAAGTCGCAGCCGGGGCCGGATGATCCCGCGGTTGTGGCGAAGCGTGCGGAGCGCGAGGCCCTTGCGGCCAAGCGCGCCGAAGCAAAGGCTGCGCGCGACACGGAAAAGGCCGAGCAGAAGCGCCTTCAAGAAGAAGCTGCCGCGCTCGAGGCCGCGCGGATCGCCCGCGAGGCCGAAGAAGCCGTCGCGAAGGCGGCCGAAGCCGAGGCCGAGCAAAAAGCCAAGCGGGACGCCCGCTACGCCGCCCGCAAGGCGAAGCGCAAGTAA
- a CDS encoding pentapeptide MXKDX repeat protein, with amino-acid sequence MTIRTRIALGVSAAVLSLGLALSPAAFAQDKMGKDDGMMKKDTMSKDGMKKDTMSKDDGMKKDTMSKDGMKKDDGVMKKH; translated from the coding sequence ATGACCATTCGTACCCGCATCGCGCTCGGCGTTTCGGCGGCCGTTCTCTCGCTCGGCCTCGCGCTGTCGCCTGCCGCCTTTGCCCAGGACAAGATGGGCAAGGATGACGGCATGATGAAAAAGGACACGATGTCCAAGGACGGCATGAAGAAGGACACCATGTCCAAGGACGACGGCATGAAGAAGGACACGATGTCGAAGGACGGGATGAAGAAAGACGACGGGGTGATGAAGAAGCACTGA